A window of Candidatus Dormiibacterota bacterium genomic DNA:
GGACCTTCCGGCAGGCCAGAGCATTCTGCTGCGCTTCACGTTGCCGAAGGGCGGGCGCGAGGCGCTCGCGCGCGGACGCGTCGTCCTTTCGTTCTTCGAGGCGGCGACGAAGCGCTACGCGCACGGCGTTGCCTTCACGCAGATTGCGCCCGAGGATCAGGAGTCGATCGCGAAGATGCTCGACGGCGCGACGCCGGAGC
This region includes:
- a CDS encoding PilZ domain-containing protein, whose product is MAKQHESPNRRHFRRAPVDFPITVIVPGDELVLDATALDLSPGGVRMAMNTDLPAGQSILLRFTLPKGGREALARGRVVLSFFEAATKRYAHGVAFTQIAPEDQESIAKMLDGATPE